The genomic window GATTCGGATTTTGCTCACCTCTACGTTCAGATACAGGAGGATAATTTCATGTATTAAGAATTTTTTAACAGAAGAGAAGGCAGAAAGAGGATAAAAATTTCATTTAATTTCATGCAGGTGGTTGTTGGATAATAAAGATTTGGAGCTCATAACAGTTCTGACACTCATTGCTATCCTTAATCATTTGGATTTGTTAGTTTGAGCCATTATCTTAAGACACCATTCCACTCTGTTCCTTAATCTCTGTTTATCTAGCTATAAATTCTGTCTTAAATTCAACTAGAAATTTTATCTTTGTAGGTGAGCGCCTGTACTGTCTATGCATCAGCATAATGGGCTAAGTTTGATTTGGATTCTGTACTGGTAGGCATGAGCTTACAAACCTTTCCTTAGGACTAACTTGGCTCTTTTGGGTTCCCCTACTCTTAGGCTCAACATTTTTTTTACCTACTGGTTTCAGTTCATTTTTACCCACTTATAGGCCTATGTCTGTTTAACAAATATTTCCCATTCAATGAATATCCAATCTGACGGCATCAAACTTATCAGAAGTTCAAACTTATCAATTTGCACTCCCAAACTTCGTGCCTGAACATTTAATTACACCTCCAAACTCTAGCATGCTAAGAAGTGCAAAATGTTCCATCTATGCCCACATATATCCTTTCAGTTTCTATGATGAGAAAATCTTGAAAAATGAATTGTACAAGGTGACtatgaaaaatgaagaaaatatgaagaaaatCCAAACAGAAGTTCTGTCTGGGTAGAAGCCTTACTGAACACTGGTCCTCGAAGAAAACAAGGGAATTCGAAAGAGCATCCATCAACAGTGACCAAAATTCCAGGAATCAGAGTCTTCTCCAGTCCCATTTTCTCATCAGATTGCAACCATGTGTTCTAATATTCTCTTTGCTGACTTAAAGCGAGAGGGAAAATCTGATGAGGTTGTAAGTTAGTTATTTGCATGCGAAGGCCTGTTGGTCTCTAAGCCAGAAAAACCTAAACAGCAGCTCACCAGGAGAAAATGTGATCCTAACTGATGCTGCTAATTCTGGGATAACCATATATGTGCAGCAATGAGTGAACAGGGGCAACTCATTATTGGAGGGGTTTTATAGTTTCACCAAAAATGGCACAACATAGATGCTTAACAAAGTACAAAAATTTTAAGGGTGAcataacataaatttcagatccaTTTATTTATAATTACAAGGAATACGAGAAGTTACAGTTCATTCAAAGTTTACATTTAAATTTATAAGCAAGCCCATAAACTTTGGTAATATTAACATGGTGCACTCATCCTTGCATAGAGTGCTACACATTTTTCCTAACTATCATTGACTGCCATGGCTTCCAACCAAGAAAGCGAGAGAACCAACAAGAGGAGCGTTTATGTATGTAGCCGGCTCCGAGCGGCTGGAGTCCGTTCGATCATCGGGAAAGGCATCATTTTGATCAGGACCACCAACAACTGCACCTGTTAAGATGTTAGGGTTAGGGTTGCTGGAGCTGAAGTACTGAAAACCAGCTTGGCAACCAATGGCACTTGGGTGGGTAGCCAAGGAGGGCAAAGAAGAGCCTCTGTGGTGCATCCTCTGTGGAAACCGTGTACCAAAGCCCACCATGTAGGACATCTTTAGAGGGTTATCCCCCAGAATGTAGTCCACCTGAAATAGTAATTTGGGGGCATATAGATTAGAAATTTTGTTATAGCAAAAAACCTTATAATCCTATGATCTACACTTCACTAACAAAGCAATATTATGTGAGATTAGAGTACTATTACAGTGTTACACATCAAATGATAAGAACTTCCTGATGGGCATTTTGGGCATGTTTAAGGTTAAGTTCCTGATGGTGGAAAATCACAAAACATGGGCTGCTCATAAGATCTACTAGGCCTAATGACAAATTAACAATGACTGAATGGCCCTTCATTCACCTCCTTCATCTATCACTAGTATGAAAACttcaatttatatttatatctaccCTCCTTCAGCACCACATTTTGAGCCAATTATAAAGTGCAGAAAGCTATCAATTACCTGTCTTTTGGCCAGTGCTCTCAGAGTATTTGGCCCGACTAAAATGTTTCCACACTTAAAGGTGTGGTTGGACGAGATCATGTACTTGGCATAGGTATTCAGTAAGAAAGAAATGGAAGTAACATATTGGAGGTTAGCAGAGCTCTGCTTGAATATAAGACCTCCTGCGTCAAAGCCACCAACTTTAAGTTATAATAATTGTGCAAAACTTCAGTTCTTATGTAAAGATATAAGTTTCCTGACCTGGTGTGTACCGTGTTGTTGAGGAAGGGGAGTTGGGTAAAATTCTGCACATAAAATCCTCAGCCTGCAGTCTGAAGGGTTCAAAAGACTTGTCTCCATCAACCAAAGTTTTCTATACAGGTAAcagcagaaaaaaaaaactccatgATGAGTATTTCTTACTTTcttcccaagaagaagaagaaagattatAACTTAATTAACAAAGTGACAAAACAAAAGAAATACagtaatatatatttaaattatgttCTACTTATCAGATCATTTCTTTTTGTAATTAATTGTACCCTGGACAGAAGGACACGGGCACCAGCCAATTTGTTATCCCAGCTAAAAATGTCGATGTTGTCGTTGGCTCCTAAAGATCTCAGGTAGTTGAGGTAAGAAATGTCATTTGTTGCTCTAAACAACCATGAAGCTCCCCATAGTAGCTCGTCCTGTCACAAAATCAGCCAGCTAATGTGCCATAGAAAATTTAGAAGATAAGTCCaccatttatttttctttttgagtaACAGACCGTTACCTAATTGGAATGGATGAATAAGGCCTCCAGAAGAGATATCAGGGTGGTGACAGTAGTGGGAAGATGATGTGTTCATGGAGTGGTAGTTAAGAAATACCACGTGAATACTTCATGAACAATCcgtaacttttattttttttagtttatgtaAGAAGATGATGTGTTCTAGAGAGTGTTGTTATATTATGGTTTTATAGCTAGAGAGATTTAATTTGGTGCATGCATGATACCTTATAGCCAGAATATGAACAGTAGAAAGGGCACACAGCACCTCCAAGTGAATCACTGTACTTCCCCAGATACTTCACCGCAAAATCCATAACCTTCTTTGCCACTGACAGCAGTAACATTGAGTAATTCTGATCAGCCGACCGGAACACAATTGATGCAGCAGCCAATGCTGCTGCAGTCTCCGCCGCCACATCGGAGCCTGGGTTGGTTGCTGAAACAGAGTAGACGGTCCTCGGAGTGTCCATGTCCTCGGGCCGCTCCCAGCACCGGTGGTCAGCATTTGGGTCGCCGACGCCAACGTAGAGCTTGCCTGGAGTCTGGGTGGCAGCCTTGAGGAGGTAGTCTGTGGCCCAACGGATGGCGGTCCTTGCATTGTTGACTTCAGTTTGCATGCGCTTAGCATTCTCAATGACACTCCATGATAGCATGGTGGTGGTGAAGGCCATGGGGAAGCCGAACTTAACATTGTCGCCCGCATCGTAGTAGCCTCCGGTTAGATCCACCTACATGGAGGCACAGGAGGAGGGACCGGTTAGATGTACAATGGTGTTATCTCATGTCATGATGCCAATGCAAGGTTGCCAGTTAGCAGACATGAAACACTATTATTCTTCACTTGGCAGCTAAGCTACTGTGCTATGGAAACATGCAAATTGACAAAGGTTGTAGTCTTGAAGACATAAAAAGATGGCGTTGTACATGATGTAAATGAGGTAGCTGTTCCTGTATATGCTTCAACCAAAGATATCTACATATCCCTTGAATTAAGAGAGTGAGAGCTGCTAATCTCTCTATTGAATTATAGGGGACATGCGGCGATGACTGACTGATATAGGTCAAACTGGTTCTAATTTACCGTGTTTCATTGCTAAACTAGTTGCATATGACCAGTTCCCAAGTGATGGTATCATGTGTTGTGTCTTTGTGTAACACATTCTCCTCAAGCATTTCTAAATTTATAGAAATTTCAGCGGGACTAGGATTTGCCATTAGCACTCAATCCAGTCTTGCATGGTATCAAGTATCCATTATCAATTGGATagatatataggatgctttccagAACCACATGGATAACAAATATGTCACTAGAACTGATACTTTCTTGTGCTCATATAGGAGTTGGACCTGCTATACCATTAGGTCAAGTGAAGTGGACTATCAAAGGTTGGGACTGCGATAGTCTAGATATCTTGTTCTAGTGCCAACTAAACTAGCTCAGTGATTGGCATATACCCCTCTCTACCAGAAAGTGGTCCTGGGTTGGTGGTCACAATAGAAACAGATGTTATCAAGGTTTTGGACTGTGTGTTTGTACATTACTTTTGCGGCTGAACCATCAGAAAGCCCAGAGTTTGATCGCCATGTGATCTTCTGGTCCTTGGGGAGCCTCCCTGATCTTTGGCCTTGGAAGAACAAGATTGATTTGGCCAAGGCATCACCATAATTAGGGAGTCCAGAGACATGAATCCTAGACAAGAACAAGGAGcatagaaggaaagaaaagagaagttTGTTTGATGCCATTGGCCTTAGCAAGAGGAATGGATAATCATCAAATGACTCAACTATGACTTATATAGTGAAATTTATGGTTTAGAAGTTTAAAACCAAAGTTTTGTTTATATTTCTTAAGATCTTACTTTGTGGGGGAGGTTTGTGAGTCCATCCATGAAGCTAGGTGTCTGATTTATGCTATGCAAGACCACTCAATTGGTTAATATAATGAGGTGTCAAAGAAGGCATGCTGCTTCCCCTCGAATGCGCACTGGGATAAAGAATTCGATCCAATCCTTGATGGGTGGGATTTTGTCTCGGGTTTTCTTTGTTCATAGTAGACTTTGCATTAATTTCTTCCTCGTAAGTCTCACTATGGAATGTCATGAGGGGCAAATTATATTACTGAAAACCTTCAGTCAAACTGGTTAacaccatgaaaaaaaaaaatgaaagatggaGCAATATGCCAATGACTGAAAAATTTGACACTTCAAAAGTGTCGGTTGCACATCATGCATCGAGACATGCGAAATATATTACGACATGTGCATCAAATGGGCATAGCGTCAATGCACTCCAAATTTCATGAATCCTGATGCACAACACTGTGAAAGATACTGCAGTACATCATAAACACTTGAGCCTACTTGCATTCCCATTGAGAAAAAGAACAAAGTTTTCATGATCTAGATTAGGCCAATAGAAAGATTACCTATGAACCAAGCTATGACTCATCAACCTCATTTGTTATATTTTGAGCTCTAGTTCAAGTACTTGTAGGTGCTTGAGCTTTGGATGGTGACTGCTTTATAGGGCCCTTTGGAATTCATGTTGTCATGCTAAAATTTGTAGGACTATCTTAAAGCCAGAGCATAGTGAAATGATAACCATCAAACATAAATATTATGAAGAAAGCAGTCCAAAGTTTTAACTTATTTGTTTACATGACATGCTAAAGCTCCTTAATTTGACATGCCTACGCAATTTTGTCTTCAATTCATTGATCAAAGAGACAAACAAGTTAAGCTAAATATCCAAGTAAAAATGCCTATTCACAAGTTAACAAGGAGCAGTATAGCTGTTGAGGGAAATAAAGACCAGTATTTTTTGATTGTAATAAAGACCAGCATTAACAACAGCCAAAAGCACACTCTTCCCAGGACAGTAGAAACCAAAGGAGGAGAACGAAGAGTCTAAGTGAGGGTGTTGTGGGGTGTCTTAAgtgaattttgaaaaataaacttgAAACTATTATTtcctataaaaagaaaaaaatgaaacattatatttatttttttcaaatgtaaaataaataaataattaccaAAGGATTTAGTAAATAAGATCATTAAAGAACCCTGAAATATATAAAACCATGTAtgtttttctccttcttttggtATATAAAAAGAAACACGTAAGATACATTGAGGAGCTCATTTTGCTTGCATGCCCAAGGGTTGAAGTTCAAAGATTGATATCTTTCTAAGTTAGACGACGAATTGCTTCCTATGGTTATAATAAAACCATGTCTAAGTTATGACATTAAGCATACATCATTAAATAACTCTTGGTATCAACAAAAATCTATGAAGTGAGCATTATACTGCCTCTTTTCTAGGTGCAAATTTTTCCTTCCAAGTTGGAATAAGATAACAGAAGGAAACATTGACAATCCCTAACCCTTACCAGTTCATGAACCAATGATAAAATTCTTACATTGACCTAGGAATCTGGAGTTATGAAAATTAACGTTCATCGGAATTCGGTGAAGAATTCATTTGCTTACTTCTTACTGTAAAAGCACATAGTATATAAAATGTCATGGTAATCCACTTGTTATCTTATCCCTATTTTTTATAGTCAAAACTAAGGTTCCATTTTGGTGATGCAAGTGGTTACGTATGCTACAAAGAAAACTTGCACAAGCTGATTACTTATATGTAACTCAACTTTTGTGTTGACCCACAAAGTATGGAATGTGCAACTTGACATTTTTGTAAAAAGTTTGATATCATATTGTTCTTGCGTACTTGGCTCAAAAAGATACTGTGCTTGTGCTTCCAAGGAGGGCacgcaaccttttttttttttttgatcttttcgagaataggaggatttgcagcttgaaACTGTTTCCCAAGCATCCTAAAGAGATTTTTATTGGATTTTCTACTACAAGGAAGTCATTTAATATACATCAAATtgcaaatttcaaaagcaaggaTTCAGGGAAGTTTTCTTGAACGCTCATATAGAGGGTTTTTTTAAAAAGTGGTAGCATGTGAGCCATCTCTATGCTCAAAAAATAGTGCGGCTGAGTGGATGACATCCTATGTAGCTCAACACATCAATATGATTGTTTGGACTTGTATAGATGTGATTCCATATCTACTCCATGCTTTGTTTTTGTTGAGTACTTATGGTTGGATCTACACTAAAGTTTCTTAACGTAGCCggtttcaacaaaaaaaaaagaagaagtgtgcgagtcataaatatttttttttacaagcTCAAAGGAGGTAATGTTCCACAAGATAAGCATAAACATGATACTTGCTCTCGTTGATTATGTATTTGTAACGAAACTTATAATGTGTTGAGTAGGCAGAATTTATGATGATCGGACACTTATTCCAAAATAAAAAGCTTGTGATCGCATTCATCATGCCATGTGTCATAGCAGAATTGATCTAGCTTTGTGAAGTAGTAAGTTGTAGTGTTTTATGAACACAATCCAAAGAGAAAGGCAAAGAAAGAACCTGGTCATGTAGTATACATTTTTTCTTATTAACATTCACTtactcttatcaaaaaaaaaaaaaaaattcacttaCATACAAGAAGCATGTTAAATGAGATCCTCCACGCATCAATAGCTTACCACGCCTTCTGAGCTTTTTGCTTGGTTATATATCTTGGCACCATCAACTAATGGAGAATACTTCATATAAAGACCGAGTAATGCAATTGCAAGTTCTAATCAAATATGTTGAAAATCTTAGTCTATCATTTTGGTTTTGAAACCCACCAAATTAATTTGGAGCTTGTTTTGTTGtacagttttctttttttttcttctccacaTTTTTAGACAATTAGGAGGGAGTTTTAGATAACAAATCTCAGCAATTTTATTAATTGAAGTTATTGATACCCACCAGAAGTTGCTaagctatttaaaataaatagacatcaatttcaacaattatttctagCTTGCAAAATTAAAAGCTTAGTACCTAATTAGCTTCcttcatcaaaagaaaaaaaactatcCTCCTTTATCATTAATTAAAACGAGTATAGAATCCGCACTGCAAAATGAtcctttttttaatctttttttactACTATAGAAAGAGCAATATAACAAATTATACTGAAGGCTTCAAGAGCCAAATTTTTATTTACACATTACATATTTGCAAAGAAtcgaataaaaagaaaaaatgaagaatttTTAATCTCCAAATTC from Elaeis guineensis isolate ETL-2024a chromosome 9, EG11, whole genome shotgun sequence includes these protein-coding regions:
- the LOC105051886 gene encoding endoglucanase 3-like, producing MASNKLLFSFLLCSLFLSRIHVSGLPNYGDALAKSILFFQGQRSGRLPKDQKITWRSNSGLSDGSAAKVDLTGGYYDAGDNVKFGFPMAFTTTMLSWSVIENAKRMQTEVNNARTAIRWATDYLLKAATQTPGKLYVGVGDPNADHRCWERPEDMDTPRTVYSVSATNPGSDVAAETAAALAAASIVFRSADQNYSMLLLSVAKKVMDFAVKYLGKYSDSLGGAVCPFYCSYSGYKDELLWGASWLFRATNDISYLNYLRSLGANDNIDIFSWDNKLAGARVLLSRKTLVDGDKSFEPFRLQAEDFMCRILPNSPSSTTRYTPGGLIFKQSSANLQYVTSISFLLNTYAKYMISSNHTFKCGNILVGPNTLRALAKRQVDYILGDNPLKMSYMVGFGTRFPQRMHHRGSSLPSLATHPSAIGCQAGFQYFSSSNPNPNILTGAVVGGPDQNDAFPDDRTDSSRSEPATYINAPLVGSLAFLVGSHGSQ